The DNA region CATCAGAATCAGCATGTGGTTAATTACAGAATAGGTTTTCAATATGAAAGGATGTTACGGTGAATAATGTTCACAATGAACATTATAAGAGAAATGACAAAGGAACAAGTACTGCAAGTCAAGAATCCTATATATGAAATagaaacattagaaatatgtcaaatataACTGTCTTAAATTTAAAATTGATGTGCAAGAAGCAGATTATCCTAATTTACATGATGCCATGGAAGTATTTGTCGATAAATTGTTCCCAGTCCGTCGCTTTAACATTAAACCTCTGTATGTTTGCTCTCTCTCAGGGATTATGGGCCTCAAGTGGGCGAAGCACCTCCGTAACGCCGTCAAAGTCACCATAACCGATATCAGCGACACGTGCATCAAAATGATCAAGGAGAACTGCGAGCTAAACCACATCCGGGACGATGGCAGCCCCAGTGGCTCACGAGGCCCCCGGGGCCCGACTGGGCCAGCAGCGAAGTTGAAGAGAGAGACCATCGCTACGGTGGAGGTCGTCAAGATGGACGCCAACGTCACTATGGACCTGTGGCCTTTTGACTACATGTGAGTAGGAAGGGTTTGATCAAGTTGGTGATTGATTTAGCTTATTGGTCAGATTATTATATGCAGTCATGTATTAATACTTTCAGAAAATAGTTTGGGTCGAAAACAGTGAATACAGTTAATTAGCCTTTAGTCTGCAAAAAACTTGTAACATGTTCCCTTATTACCcaataaatgcactatttcctacagtttttttgataaaaaagtaCATTGACCAGCTGTCCAAGGAAAttactgaacctttttttttttttatgcagcgTTATATTTCtgaggtttttttaaagatgtacgCCTCCAGTATGAACCAATGGGCTTGGAGCTAGAAggcacagacaggaagtcagtcaGTACTGAGAGGTGGACGAACACGTTGTTGGTTTGATGTTGaacatgactttgtttttttacgaaTATAagacaaatataagataacaatCTGAAAATACTGCAGTAATAGCAGCTTGAATCTGATTAACTGTATCTGAAATTGAATTAATGAATTGATAGCAttccattttttctttacatttcattttcagatctAATGTTAAAAATGGTGTTAAAATCCTTCTTTGTTGACTGGAACCATCaactctttcatttttaaattgaaattactTAAAGTATTTAGAcacagctcaggagcagtgattctgaggggaaggtaactccttttaggcgtggacttcaggttttactctCTACGGACCTTTCgcttgtaaaataaataaatatataacacactaaagtagagggaaaaagtggaaaagcataatagggccacttttaCACTGACAGGGTTCGGTTCaactgaaaaccaaacattCAATATGGCAGTAGCATTCAAGAGCTGTAGTTTGATTTACATCCATCAGCGCCCTGTGTAGAGTACTGCAAGATTCTGTAGAGTACAAGAATTTCTTGTAAAgtaaccagcaaaaaaaaagaacacaactTGAAAATCATGGTATATTTAATAGTATAAGTAGGCAATACTCAGTACTACTGATACACAGCTTGAAATACTTTCGATACATACAATCAGTTGCATCTGGCTGTTACAGGCTCCATCAAATTAACTATAACATTATTACataattttatatttcaatacaCTACTCGATTTAATATAGTGCCTTATGTTCTTacataaacttaaaaataatgtgcttagaggagagaaacacacaacaggaatataataaaaagaacaTCTAATACAAATCTAACGTAATAAACAAGTGATTTTGAATTATGGTAATGACATTTAGACATGTCCACAGTGGATGTTATTCAAAAGACCAGCGTTATTGAATGGCTCAGCCTGTCATGCTAATTGAGTTTACttattcagaaaaatatatagGTTTTTagatataattttttttaaagcctttgtCTTCCATTAACTACTTAAGTGTAAAAACTGGCAGACAACCTCCTTTTAAAGGataaagttaaattaataattatttacaattttcTTAAGGTAATGCaatacctttatttttttccagattaaGGATAAGTAGGAGTCCAAACCCACTATGGCTCTTGAAGGTTTTCCAGAAACACCTCTATCTTTCTACACATTTGGTTCCTGCTTCTACTTTTAATCTTCTCCAGAACTTTGATGCTGTTCCCACGACATAAGGATTTTAGCGGTATCTCTGCCGCCTTCATGTGATATTGTACTGACTTGATGCGATCCTGTAgattaaagtttaaatattttgcgTAGTTGTTGTACAGCacctgtttctctgcaggttccAGATCACTATTTAGCAGTTCCTGGTACATCTGCTGAGCTTTAGCCTGGCTGTGATTGGACTTTGCGTATATATTTGCGAGGTCTATTTTCTTCACAAATGAAGAATGCGGGTAAAGAGAAATCACCTCTTGGTGGTGAACAATCGCTCTGTCAACAGTGCTTTGCTTTGGGCGATTGTcgctgaaaaaaatgattttccatTTGAGACAGAGTGCAACACATCTCTTCAGATAACGCTCATCTGGATGGTTTTTCAGAGCCTGCTCTGCCAAATCAATGGCCACATCAATAGAAACGTACTTTCTGTAAACCCTTAGTATTGCTTTCATACCACTGTAGCTGCTGACGGGATTTCTCATAATCTTCCCGGCTAACTCACGTGCTTCATCCTTAACTACTTCTCCTTTCTTTGCACGTTGCTCAAGGTAGTTAGCAGCGAGGTAGAAGTTATCTGGATCCTTTTCCTTGGCGACTCTCATTTCCTCCAAGATGTCGGCCTCCAGCCCTGTGTTGCTGTGCTTAAAAGCACTCACTAACCCTATGACGTGAGTGGTGTTCCACTCCACCATGTCCGGCTGCATCCTGATGGCTTTCTGGAAGTAATCTGCAACCAGCTCTTTGTCTGTGCTGAAGTTCATCAGGGTCCAGGCTTTTTCAGCGTAGATCTCTGCATGGAGCTCGTCCTGAGATGGAGGTGGGTATTTCTTCATCAGGGCGTCGACCTTTGACAGGAAAACCTCGCTCTCTGCTTGGTCTCCCAGGTGGTGGTGCAGCCAAGCCAGGTTCCCGTAGTTCACCACTAGCCAGGGACCGTCATCTGCTTTTCTCATCTGGCGGAAGACCTCTGCAGCCTTGTTGAAGAAACTCTGGACGTCTTCATTGGCCCCGAGCTGGTACTGAATGAAGCCCCGCAGGTTGTAAATGGAACCCAGCCAGTTGTTACCCTCCTCCGTGCCGATGTCCACCAGCTTGTCCCTGAGACGTAATAGTTTGGTCTTGTTGGGGTCAAGACCCCAGGTGAAGTGGCACTGCAGGGCTTCCAGTTTTGACACCAGTGTTGTTTGACTCGGAGCAGCACTGATTGagagtaaaaataacaaatagttaaagtcaagaaagaaataagaaaagggATGTCACCGTTTTTTTACGTGGTTTGATAATCGTTCcttaaacacataaacatttcCTGCTTGGAACTTTGTAACAATTCTGCAACACAAAGCACTACACACTGCTTCCTCTATTAAACACGCACGCTCAAGAAGGAAATCCATGCAATCAGTGGGAAAACACTTCTATTCAGAAGAAAAGAACAAGGAAGGGGACCAGGGATCACATTGCTTTTGATTTGGGTGAGGTGATGTGGCCAGACCCTAACAGAAGGCGGGATTCAAAAACATCCGCCATCCCTTACTTTACTATTTTTGTTCATATAATGTGAGTAGATGTACTGTACTGGAACAATCTTTCACAGAAGCCAGTATTAGAAaattacaaatgtaaacaaagtacTAAAGACAGCTGTGTTTGGCATAAAGCACATCactgtgttgttgctgctttgaAAGAGTAATTCAAATGGCACACTTTGAATCCTTTCGTTGCAAAAAGGCCATTTTGAAATGGGATTGTGACATAAAAGTATTGTCTGTTTGTCTAAGTGTTGTGTCTTCTTTGGCTCATTGGTGGAGTTTTGAAACAATGAGCCAAATTCCGCAACAGTTGGGTTTGTTTccgaaacaaaaaaactgtaaagaggCAAGAAAAGAGGAATGAAGGGAGGAAATGTGTGAACATGTATCTCGTTGCGTTTCTTGGCCTTCTTGGCTAGAATTGTCCAAGTGCAAGAATTCAACTGCATTCTCTTCGAGGAGGTATGCAGTTGGATTCTTGACACTTGATCTATATTAACGCCAAGGAAATAAGGAGagattaatggaaaaaaatggatgagaaaataaaagagtgggggaaagaagagatgaattaagaaatgaggaaagaaatgaaGGAAGTTGACTTAAGGCAGAGTCTTAAATGCCACTGAGAAACCACattcaagtaaaataaaaattaagaatataattcattaaattatatcaaaataaaagcattactCATATCTCCACTAGAATTATAGTCCTGTTAGTGTAGGataaaactttcaaaaaacaatTGATCAGTAATTATagttaaagaataaaaataaagaaatacagacaaaaatcCCTCTGGCTCTGGCTGAGAATGAAGAAGGAAGAAATGAAAGGGACAAGAAACAAATAGAGAGAGTTgtgaagaaagaggaaataatGGGGGACTCAGCAGTGATTGTAGAATccattatattaatatttttggcTCAGCGACTCAATAATTGGTATTCAATTAGAAACCATATTGCGATTGGATCACACCAGCCGCGACGGGCCAGTAGCGACCATCTGCTCAGAACACATCCATCTTCGAACTCGGcatcattttgatctcaactaccaAATTGGGCCAGGGGCGTAAATAATCCAGAAGAGGATAATGGCCCCTTGGCCCCCCTTGCTCAGACCCCGCCCATCTTTTATTACTCACCCTTAATTTTGATCTCAATTACCCATCCGTTAAGTTTTCGTGACTGCATCTTAGTGTTTTGTGGTGCCCAAATCTGTCCACGGACAGAGGAAATGAATTGGGATATAGTTCCCGCTACATaaggtgtctccaggaccacattaCGCCGTGACGACACAGACTCAAAAGgttaagaaaataacaacatCACTGTTGCTGTTGGTTATTATATGCCTATTCATTATTTAGTCAAACAATGATATGAAATGCAGAAGTAGCCACTCACCTCATCATTCAGCTGTTTCCTCAACACAGCAGGTCTCTGAATATTAGATAGAGTGGCTGGTTTTTGCTCTTGATGCTGCTTTGGGTTCACTGGTATAAAATCTGTGATGTCCAGCTTCTGCCTTGTTGTaaatgatgtgatgtttttgaGCGCGCGGCTTTAAATGCTTACGATGAAGTCATAGCAAATTGAAGAGGTGGAGCAATTGCATATGAAGTCTTGTGTTCTGTTgcaacatgtgttttatttcccaGTAATAGAAACCTACAGCCACATCTGATCAAACTAAAACATGACTCATcaaattttgaaataattttttcTCTTAAAGGATCAGTGTGTAACATTTGTGGGGATTAagtggcagaaatggaatataatatgcaTAATTATGTTTTCGTTAGTGTCTAATGACCTGAAACTAATGTTGCACACTTGGACAGAAGGGACTTCCAGGCGTGCataagtttttaaataatatctttactgaaagtacagaaacacattcacttcagcGCTGACTGCACCCTGCAGGTGGCTTTGGTCATCTCCCGCAAGCATCACGttgctctctcttttcaccCGAAGGACCCCCAAGCTGCCCGAAGCGCCAGAATGAGCTCCACTCACTGCAACCCAACATTAACCCATTACTCACTGTAGTTGCCATGCCGGTGAACACATGCCCGGTGATGACcaacaaatcaatcagcaaacaaaagcaaaaataataaatacatcagaatatGGGGGTGTCATGTCCAACATTACTGTGGGCCCCACACTAAGaatcatattgttttatttagcttaGAAATAGACATTTAAATCTAATTAGGAAGCAGGACCTTATCCACGTTAACGCTTGTTAATGTTACTGCAACAAAACATTAGCAAGTAAAAAGCCAATATTTTATCGAAACATCTGTTCAACAACCActaacatgtaaacaaaagtgaaacctaattcaattGGGCGCTAATATTATATCAAAATTATAAGTGACTTCGaatcctgttctgaatttatctgtttttaaaattctatatatgttttaaaagcaaTAGTTTGTCATGAAATAGAACTTTAAAGAGTATTGATAAAAGTAGCTCCTTGCAGTAATAAAATCCTTAAGGTACATATCCCTACCTGAAGGCAACCAtagccctgattggtcagccagcccgctctgttgtgattggttaacgtttcacatttaaaaaaaaaaaactctccctaCACagaatgacaaataaacaacagttCACAGCAGGATATGAACTCAGGCCTCCCAGGTGAGAGACTGCTGtcttaaccactacaccatggtagATGTGATATTTAGctctatctttttcttttatgtttgagggcgggccaaactagccagagaGTTTTACGACACTtctgttacattgtgacctcataaagttacagaagtgaaggagagaattcaatgaagccgtttcaggcagctcaggagcaacGCTTCTGTACAAGACTGGGACTCAGATGCAGAAGGAAGCAACGGAGACAAAATAaggttcaaaataaaactttacttaAACTCCAGATGTCATACAAGGCAGTCAGAGAAAGCGACAAAGTCCATTCATGGAAAAGGCACAAAATCCATAATCCAGGCAGAGTCAAAAACCAGGCAAGCAAACACAAGGAAATTAAGACAAGAAAGCATGTGCACACTAAGGAGACAACGACAATGTGGCAGAGGGTAAGTGCACACACAGGGTATAAATAGGGCAAGCTTAATTACAAACAAGGTACAGGTGTGTGGGGAAACCTACAGGAAGTGAAACTAGACCCCCTACACAAGAACcgtgaaaacaaaataaaacaggaagtgaatacaaaaatatattaaaacaaaaatatattaaaacacatcactaGGTCAATATAATATGctctaataatagtaatgattgTTAAGAATAAGGAATAATAAGaaggaaatattatttttaacccTGTGGCGCTGACTGAAagggaagaaggaagaaacAAAGGAGATATAAAAGTAGTATTGCCTGAAGACTGGAAAAGGAAGGACCCAAAATCAGACTGAACAGCAGAGTTTGAATACATCATCAATGACTTGAAGATCcatattgttaataatgtttggCTCTAGGACACAGTGAtgagatattaaataaatcataatgataCTAATTATTTACtccaacaaaaatatgaaatgcagAAACAGCTACTCACCTCATCATTCAGCTGTTTCCTCAACTCTGTAGTTCTCTAAGTTAGGGTTggtttttgctgctgctttgtCTTCGCTGGCATATAAATGATATGACGTTGTTGAGCACGCAGCTTTAAATGTTCATTATCAAGTCGAGGCGTGGCACTTCTGTATAAAATCTTGTGTTCCTTGACTTTCGTTTCCCGTGAATGGAAACCTACAGCCATGTCtgataaaactaaaacagattttattCTCTCTTAAATTGATGTTGAGtatgaaactgtttttgttttcttcttctagCATAACATGAAGCCCCACTGAGTGAAATATTCACATCCAAGATAGCACATTATTATGGCTGCACCTTCCCGTCCGACTGAAATATTGACGCGTTGAGAAAGCTTTTTTGAGCTTTCACTTTCGTTTCCCACGATTGAAAACCTAAAGCCACATCTGATAAAACTGAGGCATAACTCATCAACAGAGGTGACTCAACTTATAAGTTGTGCGATACTTCTTCTCGCATAACATGAGGCCCCACTGAGTGAAATATTCACATCCAAGATAGCACAagacaaatataagataacaatCTGAAAATACTGCAGTAATAGCAGCTTGAATCTGATTAACTGTATCTGAAATTGCATTAATGAATTGATAgcattccattttttttccatttcattttcagatctAATTTTAAAAATAGTGTTAAGATCCTTCTTTGTTGACTGGAACCGTTTGGTGTAACCCAGTTAGTTACTGTTAGGGGACCATCCAGCAGAAAAACACCAATTAAAAGCTCATATGAGATTTTCACACATTCACCCATCACCGTGGCGATATTGTTGTACAGTTGTATTTGTATAATCAATTGatttgaaagtttattttatctataaacggttttattttgatatttattttattctaatctAAGCATGTATATCAAGGCTACTGtatgatgcatgtgtgtgtagtttttgCTTCAACTTATATTTCATTGTCGAAACCtatgttgtaaaatgacaaataaatgaaccttTTAACTTTGTATATGAGTCGATTTTGTTAACTCAAACCGCAATCTACGTTGACAACCTGCGCATCTTACGTAAACCACGTACGACAGAACATATCCTGCGTATGTTGCTGTAGTTAGCAATGGCGGAGCTCAAAGAAGCAGACGCTGCTCAGCTTCACCAGGAGGACGTCGATATCAAACGTAAGTAAGCTGCGCCCGTTTGTTGTTTGAACGCCAAATTTTGGACCGTAAAGTGGAGAATAAACTAAAGCACAGTCATCATCAGTGCTGTGCAGTGAATTCACAGAGAATCTGAGTTTGTAACTGCTTAACTAAACGAGGGCCTCACCACGGAGCTCCGCCATAGGACCTAAACAGTCAACAATAACAGCGTCAAAGGCGCTGGAGCTAACATGAGCTAACCTGTTGTCGTTAACAATAACTTCCAATAGTGT from Anoplopoma fimbria isolate UVic2021 breed Golden Eagle Sablefish chromosome 8, Afim_UVic_2022, whole genome shotgun sequence includes:
- the LOC129094071 gene encoding interferon-induced protein with tetratricopeptide repeats 1-like; protein product: MMSAAPSQTTLVSKLEALQCHFTWGLDPNKTKLLRLRDKLVDIGTEEGNNWLGSIYNLRGFIQYQLGANEDVQSFFNKAAEVFRQMRKADDGPWLVVNYGNLAWLHHHLGDQAESEVFLSKVDALMKKYPPPSQDELHAEIYAEKAWTLMNFSTDKELVADYFQKAIRMQPDMVEWNTTHVIGLVSAFKHSNTGLEADILEEMRVAKEKDPDNFYLAANYLEQRAKKGEVVKDEARELAGKIMRNPVSSYSGMKAILRVYRKYVSIDVAIDLAEQALKNHPDERYLKRCVALCLKWKIIFFSDNRPKQSTVDRAIVHHQEVISLYPHSSFVKKIDLANIYAKSNHSQAKAQQMYQELLNSDLEPAEKQVLYNNYAKYLNFNLQDRIKSVQYHMKAAEIPLKSLCRGNSIKVLEKIKSRSRNQMCRKIEVFLENLQEP